A segment of the Deltaproteobacteria bacterium genome:
TAATTTAATCCTTACTATTAAAGAAAGGGAATCTAAAGATGAACAAGTCCCAGTTGATTGAAGCCTTAGCCAAAGACCAGGACCTGACCATCAAAAATGCTGAATTAGTGGTAACCCACTTTTTTGAAAGCATTGAGGAGGCCCTGGCCGAGGGGGAGAGGGTTGAAATCCGCGGTTTTGGGAGTTTTAAGGTCAAAAATTATCAAGGATATAAAGGAAGAAACCCGAAAACCGGTTCCATAATCAATGTCTCCGAAAAAAGACTCCCTTTTTTTAAGGTCGGAAAAGAATTAAAAGAACGGGTTGATGCCTGATACTTTCTTGGCCGTGCTAAGCGGGGAGTTGGCGGTGCCCTGTACCCGAAATCCGCTCATGCGGGGCTGAATTTCCTTTTGAGGATTGTAACGACAGCAAAGAACCCTTTTCTAAAGTCCACATTGGACGGTACGCAACAAACGGTTATGAACCCCGTCAGGTCCGGAAGGAAGCAGCGGTAAATAATGCGGTTTGTGTCGTATCTATCTCTAATGCTGGTCTTTG
Coding sequences within it:
- a CDS encoding integration host factor subunit beta, with translation MNKSQLIEALAKDQDLTIKNAELVVTHFFESIEEALAEGERVEIRGFGSFKVKNYQGYKGRNPKTGSIINVSEKRLPFFKVGKELKERVDA